GGCTACCGCAATTTCACCGCTCCAGTTCTGGAATGCCTGTTTATATAGTGGAATGCCGGCGGGGAAATTTGCCGGAACGCGCGCGGTGTCTTGCGCGCGCGCGGCAATCTGATAGACCGGCGTCCATCCGGTCACGACTCCGGCCACCGAAAGCCGGGCGATATCGGCAATGAATTTGCGACGGGTCGGTGGCTTAAAAGTATCTTGAAGGTCTTTGATCATGTGCGCTCGAGTACCTGTTGCCAGGAAGGGATGTCAGTTCCCATGCTATTTTTTTGAGGCGTACGCGAGGTGATGACTATTCATTACATGGCCATGCCGATCACATTTAAGACTGTTGGCCGGTTGCGACGAATGGTGAGGCAGAGGGGCTAGGCGGGGCATCAACGCGTGCACATGATTCAACCCATCAGGGTTGGCCGAGCAATGAAGGCACGCGTTCCTGATCGATAAAAAAATGCCGCGCTCGACGGCGCGGCAGGGACTCATTGCACAGCTCGGAGGGAGCGAAGCCGCATGGACGCGGCCCCCGGAAACTCACGCAGCTAGCACTTCGACGATCTTGCGCTGGAATGCTTTGCCTGTGCTGTCGAACAGATGGCAATGCTCGGGCGTGGCGCCGAGTTTCTGCACCTCGCCCTTGGTATGCCGCTCAAGCGGTGGAATCCGCGCGATCAGTCCATCCGGCGCGACGCTCGATTCTGCATACAGATACGCCGAGTCGCCGAGCGATTCGACCGCCATCGTGCAGGCCGAGACGCCGTCGTCGGCCATGCCCACATGCAGATGCTCGGGGCGGATGCCGACCGTCACCTTGTCACCCTGCTTGACCGAGGCCGGTTCCACCGCCACGCGCTGCGTCTCGCCGGTTTCGTAGCGTACCGTGACGCCGTCGTGCGTAACCGACTGCACGACACCTTCCATGAAGTTCATCTTCGGCGAGCCGATGAATCCTGCGACGAAGCGATTGGCCGGCGCGTGATACAGCATGGTCGGGCTGCCGACCTGCTCCAGATTGCCCGCCGACAGCACCACGATCTTGTCCGCCAGCGTCATGGCTTCGACCTGATCGTGCGTCACATAGATCATCGTGGTCTTCAGTTCGTCATGCAGACGCGCGAATTCGAGGCGCATTTTCACGCGCAGCGCGGCGTCGAGATTCGACAGCGGTTCGTCGAACAGGAACACTTTCGGCTTGCGCGTAATCGCGCGGCCGATCGCCACGCGCTGACGCTGGCCGCCGGACAACTGCTTCGGCTTGCGATCGAGCAGATGGTCGATGTGCAGGATCTTCGCCGCATTGCGCACGGCGGCGTCGATTTCAGGCTTTTTGGTGCCGGCGAGTTTCAGGCCGAACGCCATGTTGTCGTACAGCGTCATATGCGGATACAGCGCGTACGACTGGAACACCATCGCGATGCCGCGCTTGGCGGGCGGCACATCGTTCATGCGCGTGCCGTCGATGGTGAGATCGCCGCCGCTGATATCTTCGAGGCCGGCGATCATCCGCATCAGGGTCGATTTACCGCAACCGCTCGGGCCCACGAACACGACGAACTCGCCGTCGGCGATATCGAGGTTGATGTCGCGCATCACTTCGTTGTCGTCGTACGCCTTCCGGATGTTGCGCAGAGTTACGCTTGCCATGATGTGTCTCCGTGTAATGCTATGTGTTGCTTGTCCGTTGCTTCGGTAACCTGAGTTTCACAGGATGCCGCATTGATTCGTTGCTCGATGCCGTGCTTACGGCGCGGCCGCCGTCGCGCTCAGCGTCCATTGCGCGACCAGTTCCGGCAACTGCTGCATGTCGTCGAACACGTGACGCGCGCCGGCCGCATGCAGCTTGTCGATCTGCGCGTCGCTCGCATGGCCGCCGCCGATGAAACCGAGCACCGTCATACCCGCCGCGCTCGCCGCAGTCACGCCCGTGACGCTATCCTCCACCACTAGACACCGCGAGGGCGCGAGTCCGAGGCCTCTCGCCGCGGCCAGATAGACATCGGGCGCGGGCTTCGGATTCGGCACCGCGTCTGCGCAGAACAGACGGTCGCCGAAAAACCTCACGAGCCCCGTGCGCACCAGCACCGATTCCACATACGGGCGGAAGCTGTTGCTCGCGCAACCTTTGGTAAGCGGCACCTGAGCGAGTGCGGCTTCGATGCCTTCGACCGTCGGGGCCTGCATCGCGGCGGCTTCAACCGCGCGGCGGATCGCATCGATATCGTCGAGCGTGAGGCTTTTGCCGAGTTGCGCTGCGGTGCCCTGCAGCACTTTCTCGATGCGCAGTCCGAGCAGCGGCAGCACCACCGGCTCGACATCGGTGCCGGGCCAGCGCGTTTCGAGTTCACGCACCAGCATGCGCGCCGCCACGGCTTCGCTGTCGATCAGCACACCGTCGCAATCGCAGATCAGCGCGAAATTAGCCACCGTCGTGCTTCCACTCGTGCCAGCCGTCATTTGACCGCCCCGAACGTGAGGCCGCGCACCAGTTGCTTCTGCGACAGCCAGCCGACAATCAGGATCGGTGCGACCGCCAGCAGCGAAGCGGCGGACAGCTTGGCCCAAAACAGGCCTTCAGGACTCGAATAGGAGGCGATGAACACGGTCAGCGGCGCGGCGTTCGAGCTCGACAGGTTGATGCTCCAGAATGCTTCGTTCCACGACAGGATCACGAGCAGCAACGCGGTGGATGCGAGCCCAGGCAGCGACATCGGCATCAGTAGATAGACGATTTCCTGCCACGTCGCCGCGCCGTCGATCCGCCCGGCTTCGAGAATGTCGCGCGGAATTTCGGCGAAGTACGTGAACGACATCCACACCGCAATCGGCAGATTGATCAGCGTATAGACGATCACGAGACCCGACACCGTATCCAGCAGCCCGCTGTTTTTCCACAGCAGATAGATCGGCACCAGCACGCCGACCGAAGGCATCATCTTGGTCGAGAGCATCCATAGCAGCACTTTCTGCGTGCGGCGGGTCGGGAAGAATGCCATCGCGTACGCGGCCGGCACGGCGAGAATCAGGCACAGAATCGTCACGCCCGCGGAGATCAGCACCGAATTCAACGCGAACGAAAAGTAATTGCTGCGCGCGAACACCTCGCGAAAGCTATCGAGCGTCGGGACGAAAAACAGCGACGACGAATAGGCCTGCTGCTCCGTCTTGAATGCGGTGATCGTCATCCAGAAGATCGGAAAGAACAGCAGCAACGCGACGAGCCACGCGATCACGCCCGGAATGGCGCGGCGAATCGCGGCGAACGGCGACGTCGCCGGCACGGTCATGGCAGTCGAATTCGACACTGGGTTAGAGGCAACATGGCTCATTTTTCGTACTCCCCTTTCAGGTTCTTCGCGAGCATCCGCACGAGGAAGAACGACACGATATTGGCCAGCACGACAGCGAGAATGCCGCCCGCGGAGGCGAGACCGACGTCGAACTGTTGCAGGCCCAGCGAATAGATCAGGTACGACAGGTTGGTGGTCGCGGTGCCCGGACCGCCGCCCGTGGTCGTATAGATTTCGGCGAAAATCGACAGCAGGAAAATCGTTTCCATCATCACCACCACCGCAATCGCCCGTTTCAGGTGAGGCAGCGTGATATAGAAAAACATCGAGAACGGACCCGCACCGTCGATGCGCGCCGCTTCCTTCTGCTCCTGATCGAGCGACTGGATCGCCGTGAACAGAATGAGGAAAGCGAACGGCAGCCACTGCCACGCAACGATCAGGATCACGGCGAAAAGCGGATACTCGGCGAACCAGTCGATCGGCGTCATGCCCAACGCGCGCATGCCCTGCGCAATCAGGCCATATACCGGATGCAGGATCATGTTCTTCCAGATCAACGCGCTCACGGTCGGCATCACGAAGAACGGCGCGATGGCGAGCAACCGCGCAATACCCTGGCCGTAGAACTTGCGATCGAACAGGATCGCCATCAGCACCCCGCCGACCACCGTGATCAGAAGCACCGAGATGATCAGTTCCAGCGTGTGTCCGATCGAAGGGCCGAACGACGGATCGCTGGCGAGATATTTATAGTTGTCGAAGCCGGCGAAGCCTTTGAGATCCGGGTTCAACAGGTTATAGCGCGAGAACGAAAACCAGATCGTCATCGCGAGCGGAATCGCCATCCACAGCACCAGCACCGCGACTGACGGCGAGACTAGCCAGCGGGCGGAATTGGCCTTGCGAGTTTCGCGTTCTTTTTCTGTCTGGGGATGGGCATGCATGAGAGGTAGGCGCAAAGGACGCATGATTGACCACCTGTTCGGTAATGCGCGGGCCGCTGCCTGAAACCGCATGAAAACCGCGGCGACACCCTGCGATGTCGCGGCGCATGCGCAGGCGAAAACGGCCCGCTGTGCTGCGTGGGCCGGCTGACGGGCGTCAGCCGGCGCGTGCCACGTCAGTGACGCGGCTTACTTCTGGTAGCCGGCCTGCTTCACCGCGCGATCTGCCGTGGCGTTGCCCGCTGCCAGCGCCTGGTCGACCGTCATCTGACCGGCAATCGCGCCGGAGATGCTCTGACCGACCACGGTGCCGAACGACTGGAACTCAGGAATCCCGACGAACTGCACACCGGTGTACGGCACCGGCTTGAGCGTCGGATGATCTGGATCCGCCGTTTCGATCGCCTTCAGCACGAAGTCGCCGAACGGCGCGGCCTGCTTGTACTCCGGGCGAGCGTACGTGGATTGACGCGTTCCCGGCGGCACCGAGGCCCAGCCTTCGTCCTTCGCGACCAGTTCAATGTACTGCTTGGACGTGGCCCACGTGATGAACTTCTTCGCCGCGTCGGTCTGCTTCGACGACTTCGGAATTGCCAGCGCCCAGGCCCACAGCCAGTGCGATCCCTTCGGCGTGACCGCGATCGGCGCCGCGGCGAAACCGACCTTGTCGGCGATCTGCGATTGCTGCTTGTTGTAGAGCATGCCGGCTGCAACCGTAGCGTCGATCCACATTCCACACTTGCCGGACGACATCAGCGTGAGGTTTTCGTTGAAGCCGTTTGAGCTCGCTCCCGGAGGGCCGTCTTTCTTCAGCAGGTTGACGTAGAAGGTGATCGCCTTCTTCCATTCCGGCGAGGTGAGCTGCGCGTTCCATTTCTCGTCGAACCAGCGGCCGCCGAAGGTATTCACCACCGTCGTGCCGTAAGCCATGTTCTCGCCCCAGCCAGCCTTGCCGCGCAGACAGATGCCGTAAATGCCGTTGGCCTTGTCGGTGAGCTTGTCGGCGAATTGCGCGATCTGGTCGTAGGTGGGCTGATCGGGCATCTTCAGACCTTTGGCCGCGAACAGGTCTTTGCGGTAATACGTCATCGAGCTTTCGACGTAGAACGGCAGCGCATACAACTGACCGCCGCTCGATAGGCCGTCGCGGGCCGTCTTCACGACGTCGTTCAGATCGTAGTCAGCGGGCAGATTGGTGAGCGGCGTGAGCCAGCCGCGCTTGCCCCATTGCGGCGTTTCGTACGCGCCGATCGTCATCACGTCGAACTGGCCGCTGCCGGTGGTGATGTCGGTGGTGGCGCGCTGGCGCAGCACGTTTTCTTCGAGAATCACCCAGTTCAGCTTGATGTCCGGATTCGCCTTTTCGAATTCGGGCGAGAGCTTCTTCAGCTCGATCATGTCTGGATTGTTCAGCGTGGCGATCGTCACCGTGGCCGCCGACGCGTTCAATGCAAAGCATGCGACAGCGCCGGCACTGACCGCCTTTAGCGTGGATTTGAGGGCTGGCTTCATGTTGTCTCCTTTCTCGTACGTTATGTGGTGCAGCGTTTGTTCTACGAAAATGACGATGAACGGGCGCGGGTTCAACTCATCCAGTTGCCGCCGTCGACGTTCAGGGTTTGCGCGGTGATGTAGTCCGCGTCCGCCGACGCGAGGAACAGCGCGGCGCCGGTCAGATCGTCCGGCACGCCCATGCGGCCGAGCGGCACTGCTTCGCCGACAAGGCGTTTCTTCTCGCCGAGCGGCCGGTTTTCATAGCGGGCGAAGAGCGCGTCTACTTCGTTCCACATCGGCGTATCGACAACGCCCGGTGCAATGCCATTGACATTGATCTTGTGTGGCGCGAGAGCCAATGCCGCAGATTGCGTGTAGCTCAGCACGGCGGCCTTGGTCGCGCAATAGTGCGAGACGAGCGCCTCGCCGCGCCGGCCGGCTTGCGACGACATATTGATGACCTTGCCGCCGTGACCCTGCTCGACCATCTTCCGCGCGACGGCTTGCATCAGGAAGAACATGCCCTTCACGTTGACGGCGAAGAGGCGGTCGAACACGTCCCAGGATTCGTCGAGGATCGGGCGCATATCGAAGAGCGCCGCGTTGTTGAACAGAATGTCGAGCTGGCCGAAACGCTCCAGCGTGCTCGCCACGATGCGCTCGATATCGTCGCGGCGCGTGACGTCGGCGCTCACGGTCAGCACACGATCGCCGTAAGCGGCGCGTAGCGCGTCGCCGAAACTGTCCGCCGGCTTCACGTCGACCAGCACGCAGCGCGCGCCTTCATCCAGATATCGGCGGGCCACGGCTTCACCGATTCCGCTTGCCGCACCCGTCAGAATGGCCACCTTGTCTTGCAATCGTGCTGCCACTGCTTGTCTCCGGTTCGTTTCGCTTCTTGAGGCGCGGTGAGCGAACGCTCGTTGCGCGAACAATTGCTCTGTTTGTGATCGAATGATCGGATACGCACCGGGTCATGTCAAGGCGCCGGAGCAGATTTCGATGGTGCAGCGCGGCAGGAGATGCGCCCGCTTTTTGCTGCCTTGAACCCGCTAATACGAGAAATCGAAGACGGCCCATCTGCTTTCCACTTACCCGCTGACAAAAAATCGAGATACGTTATATCATTGCGACCTCACTTCGCTTCGAAGCCTTTGCCGCTTGATCGCCTTTTCGTCAGGAGCACCTTGCGATGGCTACATCGATTGCAGAACGCCATGCCGTGCGGCTCGCGCATGCCGAAGCACACGCCGCGTTGCACGGACTCGCGCTGACGCCGCTGCGTCGCCAGGTGTATGCGGCGATCGTTGCCAGCGAGCGGCCGATCGGCGCTTACGAACTGCTTGACGCGCTCGAACCGCAGCGCGGCCGCATGCCGCCCACGACCGTCTATCGCGCGCTGGACTTCCTGCTCGCGCATGGCTTCGTCCATCGGATCGAATCGAAGAACGCGTTCGTGGCCTGCTGCGAAGTCGGCGTGCCGCATCGCAGCCAGTTCCTGATGTGTGACGGCTGCGGCGCGACCGTCGAGATTCCCGGCGACGACCTCGCCGAACAGTTGTCGCATAGCGCGCCGGCGCACGGCTTCGAAGTGCATCGCCAGGTGATCGAACTGAGCGGGCTATGCGCGCGGTGTGTGCGCGCGGCGCGGCCCGCCGGTGCTTCGGCGTGAAGTGATGCGCCAAGCCAGCCGGCATGAAGCCGGCGCGCTCTTCCCAACGTTTGTGATTCTTTCAACTCTCACGCAGCAGGACACAACAATGCAGAAATTCGGCTCGATATTGAACGGGGCGCACCGCGCGCTGAAATTGTCGAAGTACGTCGCCGTGAGCGTCGCCGTGCTCGCGTTCGGCCACGCGGCAATGGCCGCGGATGCCAGGATTCCAGTGGTCGCGGCGGAGAATTTTTACGGCGACGTGGTGCAGCAACTAGGCGGCGATCGCGTCGACGTGACGAGCATCCTCAGCAATCCGGACCAGGATCCGCATCTGTTCGAAGCCAGCCCGAAGACCGCGCGCGCGTTGCAGCATGCCAGCCTTGTGGTCTACAACGGCGCCGACTACGATCCGTGGATGGCAAAATTGCTGGCTGCGTCGAAGGGCACGAAGCGCGTCACGATCGTCGCCGCGGATCTCACCGGCAAGAAGAGCGGCGACAATCCGCAC
This genomic stretch from Paraburkholderia dioscoreae harbors:
- a CDS encoding ABC transporter ATP-binding protein → MASVTLRNIRKAYDDNEVMRDINLDIADGEFVVFVGPSGCGKSTLMRMIAGLEDISGGDLTIDGTRMNDVPPAKRGIAMVFQSYALYPHMTLYDNMAFGLKLAGTKKPEIDAAVRNAAKILHIDHLLDRKPKQLSGGQRQRVAIGRAITRKPKVFLFDEPLSNLDAALRVKMRLEFARLHDELKTTMIYVTHDQVEAMTLADKIVVLSAGNLEQVGSPTMLYHAPANRFVAGFIGSPKMNFMEGVVQSVTHDGVTVRYETGETQRVAVEPASVKQGDKVTVGIRPEHLHVGMADDGVSACTMAVESLGDSAYLYAESSVAPDGLIARIPPLERHTKGEVQKLGATPEHCHLFDSTGKAFQRKIVEVLAA
- a CDS encoding L-iditol 2-dehydrogenase: MAARLQDKVAILTGAASGIGEAVARRYLDEGARCVLVDVKPADSFGDALRAAYGDRVLTVSADVTRRDDIERIVASTLERFGQLDILFNNAALFDMRPILDESWDVFDRLFAVNVKGMFFLMQAVARKMVEQGHGGKVINMSSQAGRRGEALVSHYCATKAAVLSYTQSAALALAPHKINVNGIAPGVVDTPMWNEVDALFARYENRPLGEKKRLVGEAVPLGRMGVPDDLTGAALFLASADADYITAQTLNVDGGNWMS
- a CDS encoding HAD family hydrolase, coding for MTAGTSGSTTVANFALICDCDGVLIDSEAVAARMLVRELETRWPGTDVEPVVLPLLGLRIEKVLQGTAAQLGKSLTLDDIDAIRRAVEAAAMQAPTVEGIEAALAQVPLTKGCASNSFRPYVESVLVRTGLVRFFGDRLFCADAVPNPKPAPDVYLAAARGLGLAPSRCLVVEDSVTGVTAASAAGMTVLGFIGGGHASDAQIDKLHAAGARHVFDDMQQLPELVAQWTLSATAAAP
- a CDS encoding ABC transporter substrate-binding protein gives rise to the protein MKPALKSTLKAVSAGAVACFALNASAATVTIATLNNPDMIELKKLSPEFEKANPDIKLNWVILEENVLRQRATTDITTGSGQFDVMTIGAYETPQWGKRGWLTPLTNLPADYDLNDVVKTARDGLSSGGQLYALPFYVESSMTYYRKDLFAAKGLKMPDQPTYDQIAQFADKLTDKANGIYGICLRGKAGWGENMAYGTTVVNTFGGRWFDEKWNAQLTSPEWKKAITFYVNLLKKDGPPGASSNGFNENLTLMSSGKCGMWIDATVAAGMLYNKQQSQIADKVGFAAAPIAVTPKGSHWLWAWALAIPKSSKQTDAAKKFITWATSKQYIELVAKDEGWASVPPGTRQSTYARPEYKQAAPFGDFVLKAIETADPDHPTLKPVPYTGVQFVGIPEFQSFGTVVGQSISGAIAGQMTVDQALAAGNATADRAVKQAGYQK
- a CDS encoding carbohydrate ABC transporter permease, whose amino-acid sequence is MRPLRLPLMHAHPQTEKERETRKANSARWLVSPSVAVLVLWMAIPLAMTIWFSFSRYNLLNPDLKGFAGFDNYKYLASDPSFGPSIGHTLELIISVLLITVVGGVLMAILFDRKFYGQGIARLLAIAPFFVMPTVSALIWKNMILHPVYGLIAQGMRALGMTPIDWFAEYPLFAVILIVAWQWLPFAFLILFTAIQSLDQEQKEAARIDGAGPFSMFFYITLPHLKRAIAVVVMMETIFLLSIFAEIYTTTGGGPGTATTNLSYLIYSLGLQQFDVGLASAGGILAVVLANIVSFFLVRMLAKNLKGEYEK
- a CDS encoding carbohydrate ABC transporter permease, with amino-acid sequence MTVPATSPFAAIRRAIPGVIAWLVALLLFFPIFWMTITAFKTEQQAYSSSLFFVPTLDSFREVFARSNYFSFALNSVLISAGVTILCLILAVPAAYAMAFFPTRRTQKVLLWMLSTKMMPSVGVLVPIYLLWKNSGLLDTVSGLVIVYTLINLPIAVWMSFTYFAEIPRDILEAGRIDGAATWQEIVYLLMPMSLPGLASTALLLVILSWNEAFWSINLSSSNAAPLTVFIASYSSPEGLFWAKLSAASLLAVAPILIVGWLSQKQLVRGLTFGAVK
- a CDS encoding Fur family transcriptional regulator; this translates as MATSIAERHAVRLAHAEAHAALHGLALTPLRRQVYAAIVASERPIGAYELLDALEPQRGRMPPTTVYRALDFLLAHGFVHRIESKNAFVACCEVGVPHRSQFLMCDGCGATVEIPGDDLAEQLSHSAPAHGFEVHRQVIELSGLCARCVRAARPAGASA